A stretch of Henckelia pumila isolate YLH828 chromosome 4, ASM3356847v2, whole genome shotgun sequence DNA encodes these proteins:
- the LOC140864157 gene encoding DNA-directed RNA polymerase IV subunit 1 isoform X1 — protein sequence MDSDSYIDQQVTSGCLKGILFNILSEEDAGKISTMVVGTVHEVSDPALGVPNRHNSECLTCGSKVAKECEGHFGLINFPFTILNPYFMSEIAQILNKICPGCKSLRHDKVKKNDFASSHQPPDKCKYCAKSSKGIYPKMVFKVSSKDVFAKTAIIAEVNDKLGNTSSFKGLPFDYWDILPKDSTQEQVLQPNRRVLSPAQIYSMLKDVRPRILEALLKRKNSIFLNFLLVTPNSHRVREFGQHITQDETTAMYRKLIDFRGTPNELSARVLDRYKISKLRAEKLSTRQQIYAELSSRNDSAADFSGLKHVKELLLGKRTDHSFRLVVVGDPRIKVDEIGVPIQIAENVLIKDHINLRNWDKLEPVCDLRFFLKGELSVIRNNTLKFIRSKELLQVGDTVSRPLMDGDIILINRPPSIHQHSLIALSVKVLPINSVLSINPLICSPLRGDFDGDCLHGYAPQSVESRVELTELVALNKQLVNGQSGQNLLSLSHDSLSAAYLILEDGVLLSKHEMQQLQMSCSCLPQLPTIVKSSSDTSLWTGKQLFSLLLPRDFEFDFASDGVHVTQGELVTSSHGSSWLRDSRENFFQCLLRHCGEETLDFLAAAQEVLCEWLSTRGLSVSLLDLCLTSDPQSQNNILDDISSGLQEAEELSYISSLMVDCNQKFLIESSKDSGKILDFQKEHIHVAQQKSEAFSQASISAFKKVFRDIQNLVYHYVDDNNSFIAMLKAGSKGNLQKLVQHSMCLGLQHSLVPLSFPIPYHLSCTSWNNQKRHSDVTESHGAKELSHSYFPFTVVANSFLSGLNPLECFVLSLTTRDSSFSGHADVSGTLTRKLMFFMRDVVSAYDGTVRNCYGNQIVQFSYCTEDVTTAPKDVHDTSNVGVGGHPVGALAACAISEAAYSALDQPVSLLGPSPLLAIKKVFECGVKKSVGNKSASLFMSRRLGRWVNGYEYGALEVKNHLERLYFSDIVQEVRICLSPLTNCSTNASPWVCHFLINKEIVEKRRVRLHSVVDALYMQCYAVEAKPKENLPNLRIVCKECSDAVAHSKSNSRICISVALSERNEKKSHAVDEKNKNKSDMEILRELLVPMLLQTVVKGFLDIKKVDILWKDDPKGFSGELFLRVSMSEKCDKNKFWSILMNHSLRIRNIIDWDRSHPDDFLDYSDAYGLDIVWQYFVNSLNSAIGDTDKSIFPEHLIVTANCLSATGNFLPINAKGLAQQRKEADVYSPFTQAFFSNPSECFIKAAKMGQVDRLQGSVDALSWGQTPTIGTGCQFDIVYNGKGHELSEPADVYGLLRANVENINKNEKIKLPVKPMTEESNIQRLCFSTKLHRSLPNGKFSAHFSVHEIQKISRSLKRILHEYAMDRELSGEDKFTALRALQFHPRWKEKIGTGAMEIKVGRHPKHEESRCFVLVRTDGTVEDFSYHKCVHHALKLIAPQRAKAYGSKWLNGKT from the exons AAAAATGATTTTGCTTCAAGTCATCAACCACCAGACAAATGCAAATATTGTGCT AAAAGCTCAAAAGGAATTTATCCAAAAATGGTATTTAAAGTATCCTCCAAGGATGTGTTTGCAAAAACTGCAATTATTGCCGAAGTGAACGATAAACTGGGGAATACGAGCTCTTTCAAGGGTCTGCCTTTCGATTACTGGGATATATTACCTAAAGATTCAACCCAAGAACAAGTCTTGCAACCGAACAGAAGGGTTCTATCACCTGCCCAG aTTTACAGTATGTTGAAAGATGTTCGCCCGAGGATCCTTGAAGCACTTCTCAAAAGGAAAAATTCAATCTTTCTCAACTTCTTACTTGTCACTCCAAATAGTCACCGTGTGAGGGAATTTGGGCAGCACATAACTCAA GATGAAACTACAGCTATGTACAGAAAGCTTATTGATTTTAGAGGCACACCCAATGAATTAAGTGCTCGTGTTCTGGACCGATATAAAATTTCCAAG TTGCGCGCCGAAAAATTGTCAACTAGACAACAAATATATGCTGAATTATCCTCCAGAAATGATTCTGCAGCTGATTTTTCTGGGTTAAAACATGTAAAAGAATTATTACTTGGAAAACGAACAGATCATTCTTTCCGGTTGGTGGTTGTAGGTGATCCTAGGATTAAAGTGGATGAAATTGGTGTACCAATTCAAATTGCAGAAAATGTGCTGATCAAGGACCATATAAATCTGCGGAACTGGGATAAGCTAGAACCTGTCTGTGACTTGAGGTTTTTTCTAAAAGGAGAGTTGTCTGTAATTAGAAACAACACACTAAAGTTCATCAGATCTAAGGAACTGTTGCAGGTCGGGGATACTGTGAGCAGGCCATTAATGGATGGAGATATTATATTGATTAATAGGCCTCCATCGATCCACCAGCACTCTCTTATTGCGTTATCTGTCAAAGTACTTCCAATTAACTCTGTTCTCTCCATTAACCCTCTTATATGTTCTCCACTTCGAGGTGATTTTGATGGAGACTGTCTTCATGGTTATGCTCCGCAATCAGTGGAGTCTAGAGTTGAGCTTACTGAGCTTGTGGCTTTGAACAAACAGCTGGTGAATGGACAGAGTGGTCAGAACCTCTTGTCGCTAAGTCATGATAGTTTATCTGCTGCTTATTTGATCTTGGAAGATGGAGTTCTCCTGAGTAAGCATGAAATGCAGCAGCTACAAATGTCCTGTTCTTGTCTGCCGCAGTTACCAACTATAGTCAAGTCTTCATCAGACACTAGTTTATGGACTGGAAAACAGCTGTTTAGCCTGCTGTTGCCAAGGGATTTTGAGTTTGATTTTGCATCTGATGGTGTACATGTTACTCAAGGAGAGCTTGTAACATCCTCCCATGGATCATCTTGGTTACGAGATAGTAGGGAAAACTTCTTCCAATGTCTTCTTCGTCATTGTGGGGAAGAAACTCTTGACTTTCTGGCTGCTGCTCAGGAAGTTCTTTGTGAGTGGCTGTCTACAAGGGGACTAAGTGTTTCGTTGTTAGACCTTTGTCTTACATCTGATCCCCAGTCTCAGAACAACATATTGGATGATATTTCTTCAGGTCTGCAAGAAGCAGAAGAGCTGTCTTACATCAGCTCTTTAATGGTGGATTGCAACCAAAAATTTCTCATCGAGAGCTCTAAGGACAGTGGGAagattttggattttcagaAGGAACACATTCATGTTGCACAGCAGAAGTCTGAAGCATTTAGCCAAGCTTCTATTTCTGCTTTCAAGAAAGTCTTTAGGGACATTCAGAATCTTGTCTATCACTATGTAGATGATAACAATTCATTCATAGCTATGCTGAAGGCTGGTAGCAAGGGTAATCTGCAAAAACTAGTACAGCATAGCATGTGTCTGGGATTACAACATTCATTGGTTCCATTGTCTTTTCCAATACCCTATCATCTGTCTTGTACTTCGTGGAACAACCAGAAGAGACATTCTGACGTCACTGAATCTCACGGTGCCAAGGAATTGTCGCACTCGTACTTCCCATTTACTGTGGTTGCTAATTCTTTTCTATCAGGCTTAAATCCCTTGGAATGTTTTGTACTTTCTTTGACAACCCGTGATAGTTCTTTCAGTGGTCATGCTGATGTTTCTGGGACTTTAACCAGGAAGCTTATGTTTTTCATGCGCGATGTAGTCTCTGCGTATGATGGAACTGTCAGAAATTGTTATGGGAATCAAATTGTTCAGTTTTCTTATTGCACCGAAGATGTCACAACGGCTCCCAAAGATGTCCATGATACCTCAAATGTTGGGGTAGGTGGGCATCCTGTTGGTGCATTGGCTGCTTGCGCCATTTCAGAGGCTGCATACAGTGCTTTAGATCAGCCTGTCAGTTTATTAGGGCCATCACCGTTGCTAGCAATAAAG AAAGTTTTTGAATGTGGAGTAAAGAAGAGTGTTGGCAATAAAAGCGCATCACTATTTATGTCGAGAAGACTTGGAAGATGGGTTAATGGTTATGAATATGGAGCTCTAGAAGTCAAGAATCATTTGGAAAGACTGTATTTTTCGGACATAGTTCAAGAAGTTAGAATATG TCTCTCCCCGCTGACAAATTGCAGTACTAATGCTAGTCCATGGGTTTGCCATTTTCTAATAAATAAG GAAATTGTCGAGAAGAGACGGGTGAGATTGCATTCTGTTGTAGATGCTCTTTATATGCAATGTTACGCTGTTGAAGCAAAACCGAAAGAGAATCTACCCAACTTGCGGATAGTTTGTAA GGAGTGTTCTGATGCTGTTGCTCACTCAAAAAGTAACTCCAGAATCTGCATCTCAGTTGCATTGAGTGAAAGAAACGAAAAAAAGTCGCATGCGGTAGATGAAAAAAACAAGAATAAGTCAGACATGGAAATTCTTCGTGAATTATTGGTTCCAATGCTTCTTCAAACAGTTGTAAAAG GGTTTCTTGACATCAAGAAGGTTGATATTTTATGGAAAGATGACCCCAAAGGCTTTTCAGGAGAACTTTTTCTGCGAGTTTCCATGTCTGAAAAGTGCGACAAAAATAAATTCTGGAGCATCCTGATGAACCATTCCCTTCGGATAAGAAATATAATTGACTGGGATCGGAGTCATCCAGATGACTTCCTCGATTACAGTGATGCCTACGGCTTAGACATCGTATGGCAGTATTTTGTCAAT AGTTTGAATTCTGCCATCGGTGACACCGACAAGTCCATCTTTCCTGAGCATCTGATTGTCACTGCCAATTGCCTGTCAGCAACCGGAAATTTTTTGCCCATAAACGCGAAAGGGTTAGCCCAGCAAAGGAAGGAAGCTGATGTTTATTCACCATTCACCCAAGCCTTCTTCTCG AATCCTAGTGAATGCTTCATTAAAGCAGCCAAGATGGGACAAGTGGATCGGCTACAAGGAAGCGTTGATGCATTGTCATGGGGACAAACTCCAACGATTGGAACTGGTTGCCAATTTGATATTGTATATAATGGCAAG GGACACGAACTTTCAGAACCTGCTGATGTCTACGGCCTATTGAGGGCCAATGTTGAAAACATCAACAAAAACGAGAAAATCAAGCTACCAGTGAAGCCCATGACAGAGGAATCTAATATCCAGCGCCTATGTTTTAGCACAAAACTACATAGGAGTTTGCCGAATGGAAAGTTCTCAGCACATTTCTCTGTGCATGAAATACAGAAAATTTCGCGATCATTGAAGCGTATACTGCACGA GTATGCTATGGACCGTGAGCTAAGCGGAGAGGACAAGTTTACAGCTCTGAGGGCTCTACAGTTTCATCCACGATGGAAAGAGAAGATTGGAACAGGCGCTATGGAGATAAAG GTGGGTCGTCATCCAAAACATGAAGAATCCCGCTGCTTTGTACTGGTCCGCACAGATGGAACGGTGGAGGACTTCTCGTATCACAAATGCGTGCACCATGCTCTGAAACTAATCGCTCCTCAGAGGGCCAAGGCCTACGGCTCCAAATGGCTAAATGGAAAAACGTAA
- the LOC140864157 gene encoding DNA-directed RNA polymerase IV subunit 1 isoform X2, whose product MVFKVSSKDVFAKTAIIAEVNDKLGNTSSFKGLPFDYWDILPKDSTQEQVLQPNRRVLSPAQIYSMLKDVRPRILEALLKRKNSIFLNFLLVTPNSHRVREFGQHITQDETTAMYRKLIDFRGTPNELSARVLDRYKISKLRAEKLSTRQQIYAELSSRNDSAADFSGLKHVKELLLGKRTDHSFRLVVVGDPRIKVDEIGVPIQIAENVLIKDHINLRNWDKLEPVCDLRFFLKGELSVIRNNTLKFIRSKELLQVGDTVSRPLMDGDIILINRPPSIHQHSLIALSVKVLPINSVLSINPLICSPLRGDFDGDCLHGYAPQSVESRVELTELVALNKQLVNGQSGQNLLSLSHDSLSAAYLILEDGVLLSKHEMQQLQMSCSCLPQLPTIVKSSSDTSLWTGKQLFSLLLPRDFEFDFASDGVHVTQGELVTSSHGSSWLRDSRENFFQCLLRHCGEETLDFLAAAQEVLCEWLSTRGLSVSLLDLCLTSDPQSQNNILDDISSGLQEAEELSYISSLMVDCNQKFLIESSKDSGKILDFQKEHIHVAQQKSEAFSQASISAFKKVFRDIQNLVYHYVDDNNSFIAMLKAGSKGNLQKLVQHSMCLGLQHSLVPLSFPIPYHLSCTSWNNQKRHSDVTESHGAKELSHSYFPFTVVANSFLSGLNPLECFVLSLTTRDSSFSGHADVSGTLTRKLMFFMRDVVSAYDGTVRNCYGNQIVQFSYCTEDVTTAPKDVHDTSNVGVGGHPVGALAACAISEAAYSALDQPVSLLGPSPLLAIKKVFECGVKKSVGNKSASLFMSRRLGRWVNGYEYGALEVKNHLERLYFSDIVQEVRICLSPLTNCSTNASPWVCHFLINKEIVEKRRVRLHSVVDALYMQCYAVEAKPKENLPNLRIVCKECSDAVAHSKSNSRICISVALSERNEKKSHAVDEKNKNKSDMEILRELLVPMLLQTVVKGFLDIKKVDILWKDDPKGFSGELFLRVSMSEKCDKNKFWSILMNHSLRIRNIIDWDRSHPDDFLDYSDAYGLDIVWQYFVNSLNSAIGDTDKSIFPEHLIVTANCLSATGNFLPINAKGLAQQRKEADVYSPFTQAFFSNPSECFIKAAKMGQVDRLQGSVDALSWGQTPTIGTGCQFDIVYNGKGHELSEPADVYGLLRANVENINKNEKIKLPVKPMTEESNIQRLCFSTKLHRSLPNGKFSAHFSVHEIQKISRSLKRILHEYAMDRELSGEDKFTALRALQFHPRWKEKIGTGAMEIKVGRHPKHEESRCFVLVRTDGTVEDFSYHKCVHHALKLIAPQRAKAYGSKWLNGKT is encoded by the exons ATGGTATTTAAAGTATCCTCCAAGGATGTGTTTGCAAAAACTGCAATTATTGCCGAAGTGAACGATAAACTGGGGAATACGAGCTCTTTCAAGGGTCTGCCTTTCGATTACTGGGATATATTACCTAAAGATTCAACCCAAGAACAAGTCTTGCAACCGAACAGAAGGGTTCTATCACCTGCCCAG aTTTACAGTATGTTGAAAGATGTTCGCCCGAGGATCCTTGAAGCACTTCTCAAAAGGAAAAATTCAATCTTTCTCAACTTCTTACTTGTCACTCCAAATAGTCACCGTGTGAGGGAATTTGGGCAGCACATAACTCAA GATGAAACTACAGCTATGTACAGAAAGCTTATTGATTTTAGAGGCACACCCAATGAATTAAGTGCTCGTGTTCTGGACCGATATAAAATTTCCAAG TTGCGCGCCGAAAAATTGTCAACTAGACAACAAATATATGCTGAATTATCCTCCAGAAATGATTCTGCAGCTGATTTTTCTGGGTTAAAACATGTAAAAGAATTATTACTTGGAAAACGAACAGATCATTCTTTCCGGTTGGTGGTTGTAGGTGATCCTAGGATTAAAGTGGATGAAATTGGTGTACCAATTCAAATTGCAGAAAATGTGCTGATCAAGGACCATATAAATCTGCGGAACTGGGATAAGCTAGAACCTGTCTGTGACTTGAGGTTTTTTCTAAAAGGAGAGTTGTCTGTAATTAGAAACAACACACTAAAGTTCATCAGATCTAAGGAACTGTTGCAGGTCGGGGATACTGTGAGCAGGCCATTAATGGATGGAGATATTATATTGATTAATAGGCCTCCATCGATCCACCAGCACTCTCTTATTGCGTTATCTGTCAAAGTACTTCCAATTAACTCTGTTCTCTCCATTAACCCTCTTATATGTTCTCCACTTCGAGGTGATTTTGATGGAGACTGTCTTCATGGTTATGCTCCGCAATCAGTGGAGTCTAGAGTTGAGCTTACTGAGCTTGTGGCTTTGAACAAACAGCTGGTGAATGGACAGAGTGGTCAGAACCTCTTGTCGCTAAGTCATGATAGTTTATCTGCTGCTTATTTGATCTTGGAAGATGGAGTTCTCCTGAGTAAGCATGAAATGCAGCAGCTACAAATGTCCTGTTCTTGTCTGCCGCAGTTACCAACTATAGTCAAGTCTTCATCAGACACTAGTTTATGGACTGGAAAACAGCTGTTTAGCCTGCTGTTGCCAAGGGATTTTGAGTTTGATTTTGCATCTGATGGTGTACATGTTACTCAAGGAGAGCTTGTAACATCCTCCCATGGATCATCTTGGTTACGAGATAGTAGGGAAAACTTCTTCCAATGTCTTCTTCGTCATTGTGGGGAAGAAACTCTTGACTTTCTGGCTGCTGCTCAGGAAGTTCTTTGTGAGTGGCTGTCTACAAGGGGACTAAGTGTTTCGTTGTTAGACCTTTGTCTTACATCTGATCCCCAGTCTCAGAACAACATATTGGATGATATTTCTTCAGGTCTGCAAGAAGCAGAAGAGCTGTCTTACATCAGCTCTTTAATGGTGGATTGCAACCAAAAATTTCTCATCGAGAGCTCTAAGGACAGTGGGAagattttggattttcagaAGGAACACATTCATGTTGCACAGCAGAAGTCTGAAGCATTTAGCCAAGCTTCTATTTCTGCTTTCAAGAAAGTCTTTAGGGACATTCAGAATCTTGTCTATCACTATGTAGATGATAACAATTCATTCATAGCTATGCTGAAGGCTGGTAGCAAGGGTAATCTGCAAAAACTAGTACAGCATAGCATGTGTCTGGGATTACAACATTCATTGGTTCCATTGTCTTTTCCAATACCCTATCATCTGTCTTGTACTTCGTGGAACAACCAGAAGAGACATTCTGACGTCACTGAATCTCACGGTGCCAAGGAATTGTCGCACTCGTACTTCCCATTTACTGTGGTTGCTAATTCTTTTCTATCAGGCTTAAATCCCTTGGAATGTTTTGTACTTTCTTTGACAACCCGTGATAGTTCTTTCAGTGGTCATGCTGATGTTTCTGGGACTTTAACCAGGAAGCTTATGTTTTTCATGCGCGATGTAGTCTCTGCGTATGATGGAACTGTCAGAAATTGTTATGGGAATCAAATTGTTCAGTTTTCTTATTGCACCGAAGATGTCACAACGGCTCCCAAAGATGTCCATGATACCTCAAATGTTGGGGTAGGTGGGCATCCTGTTGGTGCATTGGCTGCTTGCGCCATTTCAGAGGCTGCATACAGTGCTTTAGATCAGCCTGTCAGTTTATTAGGGCCATCACCGTTGCTAGCAATAAAG AAAGTTTTTGAATGTGGAGTAAAGAAGAGTGTTGGCAATAAAAGCGCATCACTATTTATGTCGAGAAGACTTGGAAGATGGGTTAATGGTTATGAATATGGAGCTCTAGAAGTCAAGAATCATTTGGAAAGACTGTATTTTTCGGACATAGTTCAAGAAGTTAGAATATG TCTCTCCCCGCTGACAAATTGCAGTACTAATGCTAGTCCATGGGTTTGCCATTTTCTAATAAATAAG GAAATTGTCGAGAAGAGACGGGTGAGATTGCATTCTGTTGTAGATGCTCTTTATATGCAATGTTACGCTGTTGAAGCAAAACCGAAAGAGAATCTACCCAACTTGCGGATAGTTTGTAA GGAGTGTTCTGATGCTGTTGCTCACTCAAAAAGTAACTCCAGAATCTGCATCTCAGTTGCATTGAGTGAAAGAAACGAAAAAAAGTCGCATGCGGTAGATGAAAAAAACAAGAATAAGTCAGACATGGAAATTCTTCGTGAATTATTGGTTCCAATGCTTCTTCAAACAGTTGTAAAAG GGTTTCTTGACATCAAGAAGGTTGATATTTTATGGAAAGATGACCCCAAAGGCTTTTCAGGAGAACTTTTTCTGCGAGTTTCCATGTCTGAAAAGTGCGACAAAAATAAATTCTGGAGCATCCTGATGAACCATTCCCTTCGGATAAGAAATATAATTGACTGGGATCGGAGTCATCCAGATGACTTCCTCGATTACAGTGATGCCTACGGCTTAGACATCGTATGGCAGTATTTTGTCAAT AGTTTGAATTCTGCCATCGGTGACACCGACAAGTCCATCTTTCCTGAGCATCTGATTGTCACTGCCAATTGCCTGTCAGCAACCGGAAATTTTTTGCCCATAAACGCGAAAGGGTTAGCCCAGCAAAGGAAGGAAGCTGATGTTTATTCACCATTCACCCAAGCCTTCTTCTCG AATCCTAGTGAATGCTTCATTAAAGCAGCCAAGATGGGACAAGTGGATCGGCTACAAGGAAGCGTTGATGCATTGTCATGGGGACAAACTCCAACGATTGGAACTGGTTGCCAATTTGATATTGTATATAATGGCAAG GGACACGAACTTTCAGAACCTGCTGATGTCTACGGCCTATTGAGGGCCAATGTTGAAAACATCAACAAAAACGAGAAAATCAAGCTACCAGTGAAGCCCATGACAGAGGAATCTAATATCCAGCGCCTATGTTTTAGCACAAAACTACATAGGAGTTTGCCGAATGGAAAGTTCTCAGCACATTTCTCTGTGCATGAAATACAGAAAATTTCGCGATCATTGAAGCGTATACTGCACGA GTATGCTATGGACCGTGAGCTAAGCGGAGAGGACAAGTTTACAGCTCTGAGGGCTCTACAGTTTCATCCACGATGGAAAGAGAAGATTGGAACAGGCGCTATGGAGATAAAG GTGGGTCGTCATCCAAAACATGAAGAATCCCGCTGCTTTGTACTGGTCCGCACAGATGGAACGGTGGAGGACTTCTCGTATCACAAATGCGTGCACCATGCTCTGAAACTAATCGCTCCTCAGAGGGCCAAGGCCTACGGCTCCAAATGGCTAAATGGAAAAACGTAA